The stretch of DNA AAGGTACTTAGATCAAACTCCCCCTGTGATGGATGTACCGAAAACATAGTAAAGGCTTCATGGAGTCTTTAAAAGTACTGAGAATTAAATGCAACCAGATTCAGAGTTTGCCTACTTATTTTAGTTTGAATAAATCCATCAATGTATAAAAATTAATATAACTGCATAACAATAACTTTATATTCCTGAGATTCATTGACTTATACTGCTGGAACATTTTTCAAGTACAAAGTAcattcgaaaaaaaaaaactactggaTATCAATAAGAAGGTAAAAGTATTTGCAGTCTGAAGTCTTGGTCACAAGTCTTTTTGGTAGTGTTGAAGGGTTTTGGTATGGTACTGAAGACCACACCATCTTCAAAAAAGTCTCCCTGCTAATGGCTAACCCCAAACCACTATCCAACTCCAGTAATCATGGTTCGAAATACTTCAGTTAAACAAGTCTTTGCAGGCATTCCCAACGCCATTCTTAATGTGCAGTAAGCGATGACACCCTCCCTTTTGTCTCACTGAAAATGTCATAACGGCAGAACGGCCTGGTTTAACAGGTGTGTCCGCAGAGCTCCACCGACCGCCTGTAGGCCTCAGTCACGTTTTCGCAGTCGGTGATGGAGAAGGCGCTCTCTGCGATGCCGGTCTGATAGCAGCGCATGTCCCACAGGTTGTGctgccggcccccctcccccgcgcAGTCCCTGAGCCCCAGCAGGTCGTCTGCAGAGACGGACGCTCGCATGCCCCCGCCCCGGGGCGGCTCGGCCGGGGGTGGCAGGCCCCTGCGCTCCGGCAGGTCCAGCATGTCGAAGGACTCGGAGGAGAGGATGCTGTCCTCGCTGATGGCCCCCGACGGCCGCGCCCGCCCCCCTCGCTGGCCCGCGCACGCCAGCTGGTCCAGGGAGCCGAAGTCCTGGGCGCAGCCCGTGGAGAACTTCCCCGGCCGCTTGAGGATGCCCTTCCTACGCGGGGGGCTGGCCGGCGACGCGGAGGCCTGGGGGGTCTGGGCGGAGTCGCTGCTCTCGGGGGAGGAGGAGTAGTACCCCGACTCCCGCTCCGTCGGCTTCTTCAGGATGCCCTTCCgggggagggagacggaggaggGGGGCGAGGGAGAGGCTGCGGGGGGCGAGGGAGAGGCGGGTTTGGTGTTCTCGCTCTCGCTGCTCTGCGGCTCGTTAAGGGCCTTCTGCTTCAGGCTGCCGCGCTTCTTCAGGATGCCCTTGAAGGGGCGGGCCGACGTCCCGTCCTGCATGGTCTGGGAGACGTTGTTCTCCTTCCTGGACCTCCGCAGGGAGCGCTGCCGCACCACGTCGCCCCCTTGAGAGCGCAGGAGGCAGCGCACCTTGGAGCCGTTCTCCAGGAGCGGCCGGGAGTTCCTGCGCAGCCAGCCGGCGATGCCCGCCAGCCCGCCCGTCTGGGGCGCCGCGGCGACCGGCTGCTCCGCCACAGGCTCGGGGTCGCTGATCAGAGGGTCGCCGTAGCCCCAGTTCAGCCACCAGTGCCTGCCGATCTCCTCCAGCGTGGCTCTTCGCTCCGGATTCACCATCAACATCCAGCGGATCAGTCCACAGGCGTCTGAAGGAGGCAGCAAGGAGGGTCAGAGCGCTCGGGAGATTGCTGCTGGCCCATTCAGGCTAAACTATTCCAGCTTAAACCAGAGAGCTGACTGTAATGTAGCTCAATCTACATGCATCAGCGAATACAAAACTGCGGTATCACCAAAAACACAATAATCAATAAGAGTAAATGTTAACCTAACAGACAATTCAATTCTTTAGATTTGTAACTAAAGAAAGTACCACTGGTCAGAGAATCTATGTTTACACAGCTATCACtaagaaagcaaaagaaaaagaatggcTATCTATCTAAAAGGGGTCAGGGGAGTCATGGGGCAGTCTAATCTATAAAATACCAAATTCCAACTGCCGATTCAGCCATTCAGGAGCATCCAGTTTGCCTAATATTCTCCTTCCAATGACACTCGTGGGCATGGTGGGCCCTGGTGTGGCTGCACTTCTTACCGGAAGGTTTGGTAGGCTTGCGGTAATCGCCAGAGCTGATCTGGCGGATGAGGTTGCGGTAGTCCTGGCCATCGAAGGGCATGGCTCCATGCACCAGGGTGTACAGCAGCACCCCCAGGGACCAGCTGTCCACCTCAGGGCCTTTATACGGCCGGCCGTTCACGATCTCAGGCGAGGCGTACAGTGGACTGCCGCAGAACGTCTGCAGGAACTCGTCACCCCGGTACAGGTTCGACAGCCCGAAATCTGCAATCTGAGAGTAACAACAGGACTGTGGTTATGAACCCTGTTTCATCTCAAAGCCTCTCCATCTGAGAATGGGTCAATATTGCTGATGGTAAGTGCATGTTCTGTAATTTACAAAAGcaaaagtttcactttttttacagttatttCCTTTATTATATAAATTTACATAATGGAGACCACAAAAATGTCCATATGCCTGTATATAATGTGTAATAGCCAATCTCATGTTAAACAATTTCTCATTTTTGAAACACTTGATTTTCTTCAGATGCTTGGCATACTCAAGGAGCAACAAAATGGAAACCATTATATTCCCTTTCAACACTTTCAAACACTGTTATCCAGCTGGATATTTAACTGAAGaaattcaaatacctttctcgAAATGGCCGCTCCCCAGCTCCCCACACCCTCATTTCTCTAACAAATACAGCACATCAGCCCCCTAGGACTAAGCCACTGATGTTTCTCAGGCAACAGGAAGCAGTGTTCCTCAAGGGAACAAGAAGGGGTGTGACAGAGCACAGTGCAGAGTGGAGGTGTGGGAAAGCTTCAGTGTGCAGAGTGAGAGATGAGCTTCAGTGTACACAGTGAGAGATGAGCTTCAGTGTACACAGTGAGAGATGAGCTTCAGTGTACACAGTGAGAGATGAGCTTCAGTGTACA from Conger conger chromosome 14, fConCon1.1, whole genome shotgun sequence encodes:
- the nuak2 gene encoding NUAK family SNF1-like kinase 2, with translation MERIDISKYLGTLPKESELSVGNSQRRHAVKRHHHKHNLKHRYEFLETLGKGTYGKVKKAVERSGRMVAIKSIRKEKIKDEQDLVHIRREIEIMSSLNHPHIINIYEVFENKHKIVIVMEYASRGDLYDYICEQQKLSEHEARHFFRQIVSAVHYCHRNGIVHRDLKLENILLDGQGNVKIADFGLSNLYRGDEFLQTFCGSPLYASPEIVNGRPYKGPEVDSWSLGVLLYTLVHGAMPFDGQDYRNLIRQISSGDYRKPTKPSDACGLIRWMLMVNPERRATLEEIGRHWWLNWGYGDPLISDPEPVAEQPVAAAPQTGGLAGIAGWLRRNSRPLLENGSKVRCLLRSQGGDVVRQRSLRRSRKENNVSQTMQDGTSARPFKGILKKRGSLKQKALNEPQSSESENTKPASPSPPAASPSPPSSVSLPRKGILKKPTERESGYYSSSPESSDSAQTPQASASPASPPRRKGILKRPGKFSTGCAQDFGSLDQLACAGQRGGRARPSGAISEDSILSSESFDMLDLPERRGLPPPAEPPRGGGMRASVSADDLLGLRDCAGEGGRQHNLWDMRCYQTGIAESAFSITDCENVTEAYRRSVELCGHTC